One genomic window of Parcubacteria group bacterium includes the following:
- a CDS encoding glycosyltransferase family 4 protein codes for MKIAVVTPVFPPYRGGMGTIAYHHARLLAGQGQSVSVFTPNYGYSPAPDHPPTPSLIKEGEVILLEPKLKYGNAAWVPQLERQLRGFDAVILQYPFFGGMRAVYRAKKKYGFKLILNYNMDVVGSGLKGLVFWYATAFFLPRIINAADAVLASSEDYARHSDLRRFWSDDKKFRVIPIGVDFERFTFNPAPRENIVLFVGGLDRAHYFKGVEYLIKAFSLVARPPLGPLLNTRGEVRLVIAGKGELAEQYKKLAQELGVSGRVNFAGGVSDEELMKLYQTAAVTVLPSIDQSESFGIVLAESMAAGTPVITSNLPGVRSVYEDGVSGITVPIKDEQALAAAISTVLADPSKRAVMGKAARALAEKRYNWDSIGKQLLALCGGS; via the coding sequence ATGAAGATAGCCGTTGTCACGCCGGTATTTCCTCCGTACCGCGGAGGCATGGGGACCATCGCGTACCATCATGCGCGGCTTTTGGCGGGCCAAGGGCAGAGTGTGTCCGTGTTTACGCCGAATTACGGATATAGCCCCGCACCTGACCACCCCCCGACCCCCTCCTTAATAAAGGAGGGGGAGGTGATTCTGCTTGAGCCTAAGCTCAAATACGGGAACGCGGCTTGGGTGCCGCAGTTGGAACGTCAACTGCGCGGTTTTGATGCAGTCATTTTGCAGTACCCGTTTTTCGGGGGCATGCGGGCCGTGTATCGCGCAAAAAAGAAATATGGGTTCAAGCTTATCCTCAACTACAACATGGATGTGGTAGGTTCGGGGTTGAAAGGCTTAGTATTTTGGTATGCCACGGCATTTTTTCTGCCGCGGATCATCAACGCCGCAGATGCGGTGCTCGCATCAAGTGAAGATTATGCGCGGCATTCGGATTTGCGGCGCTTTTGGTCAGATGACAAAAAATTCCGCGTCATTCCCATTGGCGTTGATTTTGAGCGGTTTACGTTCAATCCCGCGCCGCGGGAGAATATAGTTTTGTTCGTGGGGGGTTTGGATAGGGCGCACTATTTTAAGGGCGTGGAATACCTGATTAAGGCATTTTCGTTGGTTGCGAGACCCCCCCTTGGTCCCCTCCTGAATACAAGGGGGGAAGTAAGGCTTGTCATAGCCGGAAAAGGGGAGTTGGCGGAACAGTACAAAAAATTAGCCCAAGAGTTGGGTGTCAGTGGCCGCGTCAACTTTGCAGGCGGCGTATCAGATGAGGAATTGATGAAGCTGTATCAAACCGCGGCAGTCACGGTTTTGCCGTCCATTGACCAGTCAGAATCATTCGGGATTGTTTTGGCTGAATCCATGGCAGCTGGCACGCCGGTGATTACGTCAAATTTACCCGGGGTCCGGTCCGTGTACGAGGATGGCGTGTCCGGCATCACAGTGCCTATTAAGGACGAACAAGCGCTCGCTGCCGCAATCAGCACTGTGCTTGCTGATCCGTCAAAGCGCGCAGTCATGGGGAAAGCTGCTCGCGCACTTGCGGAAAAGAGGTATAATTGGGATAGTATTGGAAAACAATTGCTCGCACTATGTGGCGGATCATAA